Genomic DNA from Gossypium hirsutum isolate 1008001.06 chromosome A01, Gossypium_hirsutum_v2.1, whole genome shotgun sequence:
CTAAAGAAGATGAAGAGATCTCTAAATTAGCTCTTTCTACTTTTAGAGCTAAAGAAGAAGAgattgaaaggaagaagatggaAGTTAGAGAAAAAGTTCAGCTTCAGTTAGGTCGTGTTGAAGAAGAAACTAAACGTCTGGCTGTGATTCGTGAGGTTTGTTTCAGAAcacaagtttaaaatttttcttgaaaaaagATGAGTTTTTTTAAATgttctaaagttcttggtttcAATCAagttcacttctttttttttttggtcaatttCTGTAAAAGAACAAACTTTGAGGGTCAAATAGTAATGAAATTTCATGATCTGGGCTTGGATGTGAGGGTCTTTCAGGTTTATCCTTTGGATCTTGTAATGTACAGATTTGTACTTAAAAGGTtctgaatataaaaataagaactTGTTAGTTAAATTTTTAGGCTTTATAAACAAAGGGTGCCCTTTTAAATGGTTGATTTCTATAGGAGCTTGAAGCACTTGCAGATCCTATGAGGAAGGAAGTTGCTCAGGTGAGGAAGAAGATTGACGCAGTTAACAAAGAATTGAAGCCATTAGGGAACACTTGCCAGAAAAAGGTACCAACTTTTCCATTGATTTTGATTGTACCCATAGTACCATTTGTAATGGGTTAAATCATGTCATTGAGTTTGGGTCTGTTGTGAAATTATGTTTTAGGAAAGGGAGTACAAGGAAGCCCTTG
This window encodes:
- the LOC107925693 gene encoding structural maintenance of chromosomes protein 1A isoform X2; its protein translation is MMQIEQQQQQPQQQQNQLMVQNSGSLSFSSHLSKEDEEISKLALSTFRAKEEEIERKKMEVREKVQLQLGRVEEETKRLAVIREELEALADPMRKEVAQVRKKIDAVNKELKPLGNTCQKKLVSEREKLRMKKLEELSKNIDSIH
- the LOC107925693 gene encoding PH domain-containing protein DDB_G0275795 isoform X1 produces the protein MMQIEQQQQQPQQQQNQLMVQNSGSLSFSSHLSKEDEEISKLALSTFRAKEEEIERKKMEVREKVQLQLGRVEEETKRLAVIREELEALADPMRKEVAQVRKKIDAVNKELKPLGNTCQKKEREYKEALDAFNEKNKEKVQLITKLMELVSEREKLRMKKLEELSKNIDSIH